A window of the Zeugodacus cucurbitae isolate PBARC_wt_2022May chromosome 2, idZeuCucr1.2, whole genome shotgun sequence genome harbors these coding sequences:
- the LOC105218722 gene encoding ran-binding protein 3, translated as MSENNDTSNESNSLGSDSILQSSRLTGGGVNPVIRSGVLRPSVLGPSVLGAAALGNSNNNSLANVNANSISNSTATSNNGDDEEDSVSSTTNHNPFMREQKDDDEEESTENESNAAEGAVGGETASEKATEDKKSADDDEPDERSDPLSLLRKNGLERANLFAAAKSSMPLVEKSGFVFGQNVHERVVGENINPDGVQRTDNSEASCSTSGELLFSSVIQNAAKAGETDKGATPKENETKTLTDVAREYEESRAQKRKYEEVETFTGEENEINIVDVNCKLFAFVNSNWEERGRGSLRLNDSKNEQECSRVVFRTSGNLRLLLNTKVWAGMVAQRPSNKSLRLTAMDNTGKIKIFLVMGRPADMALLHKELLERIELRKVSHPEECRAPAETKNGIGSAANHEEEAKEAEAIAVPDHEDCTEPSPKKPLVTEGKN; from the exons ATGTCCGAGAATAATG ATACCTCCAACGAATCAAATAGTCTTGGTAGCGATTCAATCTTACAGTCATCGCGTTTAACTGGTGGTGGTGTAAATCCTGTTATACGTTCAGGAGTATTGCGACCGTCGGTGCTTGGTCCATCTGTATTGGGCGCAGCAGCGCTgggcaacagcaataacaattcaCTTGCTAATGTCAATGCAAATTCGATTTCCAATTCAACAGCCACTAGTAATAATGGTGACGATGAGGAGGACTCTGTAAGCAGCACAACCAATCATAATCCTTTTATGCGGGAACAGAAAGATGATGATGAGGAAGAGAGCACAGAAAATGAATCGAATGCTGCAGAAGGTGCTGTTGGCGGCGAAACAGCTAGTGAGAAGGCGACGGAGGATAAAAAATCGGCAGACGATGATGAGCCGGATGAA CGTTCAGATCCATTAAGCTTGCTGCGCAAAAATGGGCTGGAGCGTGCAAATCTTTTTGCGGCTGCCAAAAGCTCTATGCCGCTGGTGGAAAAATCCGGTTTTGTTTTTGGACAAAACGTGCATGAACGAGTTGTTGGC gaGAATATCAATCCTGATGGTGTACAGAGAACAGATAATTCCGAGGCAAGCTGCTCCACTTCTGGAGAATTGCTATTTTCAAGTGTTATACAAAATGCGGCAAAGGCTGGGGAGACGGACAAAGGTGCCACGCCAAAAGAGAACGAAACAAAGACACTAACCGATGTAGCGCGTGAATACGAGGAAAGTCGTGCACAGAAACGCAAATACGAGGAGGTGGAGACATTCACAGGCGAagagaatgaaataaatattgtcGAT GTGAATTGTAAGTTATTTGCCTTCGTCAACAGCAACTGGGAAGAGCGCGGGCGTGGCAGTCTACGTTTGAATGACTCGAAAAACGAACAGGAATGCTCTCGTGTTGTGTTTCGTACATCGGGCAATCTGCGCCTTTTGCTTAACACAAAA gtTTGGGCTGGTATGGTAGCGCAACGTCCAAGCAACAAATCACTGCGCCTTACTGCAATGGACAATACtggtaaaatcaaaatatttttagtgatgGGACGTCCTGCGGATATGGCGTTACTGCACAAAGAACTACTCGAGAGAATTGAACTCCGAAAAGTATCACATCCGGAAGAATGTCGTGCGCCGGCCGAAACGAAAAATGGCATTGGTTCGGCAGCCAATCATGAAGAGGAGGCAAAGGAAGCTGAAGCCATCGCTGTACCAGATCACGAGGATTGCACAGAACCAAGTCCCAAAAAACCATTGGTTACCGAGGGCAAGAACTAA